The following are encoded in a window of Eleutherodactylus coqui strain aEleCoq1 chromosome 12, aEleCoq1.hap1, whole genome shotgun sequence genomic DNA:
- the LOC136587164 gene encoding uncharacterized protein isoform X2, translating to MIREELQASMASLPQAQPGPSRVPKRPRQTESASSISGESLELLSEGELEDPPVPIEDEKKYYFSSSDIAHLIKAVRETMQIEEDNPPRTIQDEMFGGLRSRRKIMFPVNQTLQQVITDEWQEPEKRITVPKEIRNRLAFATEDVRLYRETPKVDIQIAKVAKKTLLPFEDTSQLSDPMDKKIDGLMKKAWEATSLTIEANIASTSVARSMTLWLNRLEASIKDRAPREELASCLPLLKMATAFLADASAETVRYGAKTGVLSNSARRALWLKTWAADITSKNKLCAIPFQGEYMFGPVLDKILEKVGDKSKTLPDRQPFRKPSFPKRTRQPPPEVKGKGKTGRWSYPKGGRGGNATPAPATTGNRDTPLGGIQRAVPLSDPLKRVHKRRCRLPEQTEHPSRRMGTESASLRPTNLPVGRTADRPVRHEEKFKVPGLLLAEPQRQSTRGRRPVPKLGHGPSLRLSSLPTDPPHPQENPNQPGVSHTSCPYVGQKALVSPAKSLGDPGSIPTTSRRRSSPPGPTNIPRGREIEASSMDAESMILRGKGLSHNGLAKGKTATKSTIARWIKTAIQEAYKARGLDPPGKIRAHSTRSLSSSWAEKGQASAEQICKAATWSSIHTFTRHYRVNVQSDKDLSYGRKVLQAVVPP from the exons atgataagggaagagctgcaggcttccatggcgtcccttccccaggcccagccaggtccgtcacgggtccctaaaagacctagacagaccgagtcggcgagttcgatctccggtgaatcgctggagctcctatccgaaggggaattagaggacccaccggttcccatagaagacgagaagaaatattacttctcatcaagcgacattgcgcacctcatcaaggcggtgagggaaacaatgcaaattgaggaagataacccgccgagaacaatccaggatgagatgtttggcggcctccgatctagaagaaagatcatgttcccagtcaaccagacgctgcaacaagtgatcacagatgaatggcaggaaccggaaaaaaggatcactgttccaaaagagatccgaaaccggctcgcattcgctaccgaggacgtccgcctgtacagggaaacccccaaggtggacatccagattgcaaaagtggccaagaagaccctcttgcccttcgaggacacctcccagctatccgatccgatggataaaaaaatcgacggattaatgaagaaagcctgggaggcaacatccctcaccatcgaggctaacatagcctcaacctcagtggctagatccatgacgctctggctaaacaggctagaagcctccataaaggatcgggcccccagagaggagttggccagctgtctccccctcttaaaaatggctaccgccttcctggctgacgcatcagcggagacggtaagatacggggcaaaaaccggagtcctcagcaactcagcgagaagggcactatggctgaagacttgggccgcagacattacatccaaaaataagctctgcgccatccccttccaaggggaatatatgtttgggcccgtcctggacaaaatcctggaaaaagtcggcgacaagagtaaaaccctgcctgacagacaacctttcaggaaaccatccttcccgaagaggacgcgccagcctcctcccgaagttaaagggaaagggaagactggaagatggtcgtaccccaagggaggtcggg gggggaacgcgacacccgcacctgcaacgactggcaacagagatactccgctgggcggaatccaacgtgctgtccctctcagcgatccacttaaaagggtccacaaacgtcgctgccgacttcctgagcagacagagcatccatccaggagaatggggactgaatcagcgagtcttcgaccaactaatctgccagtggggagaaccgcagatagacctgttcgccacgaagagaaattcaaagtgccaggacttttactcgctgaaccccagagacaatccacgcggggtagacgccctgtcccaaagctgggacatggacctagcctacgcctttcctcccttcccactgatcccccgcaccctcaggaaaatccaaaccagccgggcgtcagtcatactagttgcccctatgtgggacaaaaggccctggtatcccctgctaaaagccttggcgatccggggtccattcctactaccagccgtagaagatcttctcctccagggcccactaacatacccaggggtcgagaaattgaagctagcagcatggatgctgaaagcatgatactgcgtgggaagggactctcccataat gggctggcaaaaggaaagacggcaactaagagcaccatcgcgaggtggatcaagaccgccatccaagaggcatataaagccaggggtctcgaccctccggggaaaattagagctcactccactcgctctctttcctcctcttgggcagaaaaaggccaggcgtctgccgagcagatctgcaaggcggcgacctggtcgagtatacatacatttacccgacattacagggttaacgtccagtcggacaaagacctgagttacggacgtaaagtccttcaggcagtggtcccaccctag
- the LOC136587164 gene encoding uncharacterized protein isoform X1: MIREELQASMASLPQAQPGPSRVPKRPRQTESASSISGESLELLSEGELEDPPVPIEDEKKYYFSSSDIAHLIKAVRETMQIEEDNPPRTIQDEMFGGLRSRRKIMFPVNQTLQQVITDEWQEPEKRITVPKEIRNRLAFATEDVRLYRETPKVDIQIAKVAKKTLLPFEDTSQLSDPMDKKIDGLMKKAWEATSLTIEANIASTSVARSMTLWLNRLEASIKDRAPREELASCLPLLKMATAFLADASAETVRYGAKTGVLSNSARRALWLKTWAADITSKNKLCAIPFQGEYMFGPVLDKILEKVGDKSKTLPDRQPFRKPSFPKRTRQPPPEVKGKGKTGRWSYPKGGRGGNATPAPATTGNRDTPLGGIQRAVPLSDPLKRVHKRRCRLPEQTEHPSRRMGTESASLRPTNLPVGRTADRPVRHEEKFKVPGLLLAEPQRQSTRGRRPVPKLGHGPSLRLSSLPTDPPHPQENPNQPGVSHTSCPYVGQKALVSPAKSLGDPGSIPTTSRRRSSPPGPTNIPRGREIEASSMDAESMILRGKGLSHNVITTLTKSRKPITIAIYDRIWKKFTEFCKIEPGKIPGIDIPVILEFLQAGLEKGLSPRTLKVHTAALGSYLDFPLAEHRWVRRFLKGAERLRPFVRETFPTWDLNIVLTSFCQSPFEPLSQLSLRMLTLKVTLLVAITSARRIGELQALHCIEPYMVIQDDRITFKLDPAFLPKVVSKFHREQTITLPSFCQNPRNEKEREFHNLDVRRAVLAYLEATRSFRKNNNLFIQFQGLAKGKTATKSTIARWIKTAIQEAYKARGLDPPGKIRAHSTRSLSSSWAEKGQASAEQICKAATWSSIHTFTRHYRVNVQSDKDLSYGRKVLQAVVPP, from the exons atgataagggaagagctgcaggcttccatggcgtcccttccccaggcccagccaggtccgtcacgggtccctaaaagacctagacagaccgagtcggcgagttcgatctccggtgaatcgctggagctcctatccgaaggggaattagaggacccaccggttcccatagaagacgagaagaaatattacttctcatcaagcgacattgcgcacctcatcaaggcggtgagggaaacaatgcaaattgaggaagataacccgccgagaacaatccaggatgagatgtttggcggcctccgatctagaagaaagatcatgttcccagtcaaccagacgctgcaacaagtgatcacagatgaatggcaggaaccggaaaaaaggatcactgttccaaaagagatccgaaaccggctcgcattcgctaccgaggacgtccgcctgtacagggaaacccccaaggtggacatccagattgcaaaagtggccaagaagaccctcttgcccttcgaggacacctcccagctatccgatccgatggataaaaaaatcgacggattaatgaagaaagcctgggaggcaacatccctcaccatcgaggctaacatagcctcaacctcagtggctagatccatgacgctctggctaaacaggctagaagcctccataaaggatcgggcccccagagaggagttggccagctgtctccccctcttaaaaatggctaccgccttcctggctgacgcatcagcggagacggtaagatacggggcaaaaaccggagtcctcagcaactcagcgagaagggcactatggctgaagacttgggccgcagacattacatccaaaaataagctctgcgccatccccttccaaggggaatatatgtttgggcccgtcctggacaaaatcctggaaaaagtcggcgacaagagtaaaaccctgcctgacagacaacctttcaggaaaccatccttcccgaagaggacgcgccagcctcctcccgaagttaaagggaaagggaagactggaagatggtcgtaccccaagggaggtcggg gggggaacgcgacacccgcacctgcaacgactggcaacagagatactccgctgggcggaatccaacgtgctgtccctctcagcgatccacttaaaagggtccacaaacgtcgctgccgacttcctgagcagacagagcatccatccaggagaatggggactgaatcagcgagtcttcgaccaactaatctgccagtggggagaaccgcagatagacctgttcgccacgaagagaaattcaaagtgccaggacttttactcgctgaaccccagagacaatccacgcggggtagacgccctgtcccaaagctgggacatggacctagcctacgcctttcctcccttcccactgatcccccgcaccctcaggaaaatccaaaccagccgggcgtcagtcatactagttgcccctatgtgggacaaaaggccctggtatcccctgctaaaagccttggcgatccggggtccattcctactaccagccgtagaagatcttctcctccagggcccactaacatacccaggggtcgagaaattgaagctagcagcatggatgctgaaagcatgatactgcgtgggaagggactctcccataatgtaattactaccctaacaaaaagccgtaaacctatcacgatagctatctacgataggatatggaaaaaattcacagagttctgtaaaatagagccagggaaaatcccaggaattgacattcccgtaatcctggaatttttgcaggcaggcctagaaaaaggccttagtcctagaacccttaaagtccatacagcagcactagggtcctatctagattttcccttggcagaacaccgctgggtgcgtaggtttctcaaaggggcagaacggcttcgaccctttgttagagaaacctttcctacctgggacctaaatatagtcttaactagcttttgccaatcccccttcgaacccctctcacaactctccttgaggatgctcacactaaaagttacccttttagttgccataacatcggctcggagaataggggaattgcaagcattacattgtattgaaccatacatggtaatacaagacgacaggattaccttcaaactagacccagccttccttccgaaggtagtgtcaaaatttcatagggagcagacgatcactctgccctccttctgtcaaaatccccgtaacgagaaagagagagaatttcataacctagacgttaggagagctgttctagcgtacctagaggccacccgctctttccgtaaaaataataacctcttcattcaatttcaggggctggcaaaaggaaagacggcaactaagagcaccatcgcgaggtggatcaagaccgccatccaagaggcatataaagccaggggtctcgaccctccggggaaaattagagctcactccactcgctctctttcctcctcttgggcagaaaaaggccaggcgtctgccgagcagatctgcaaggcggcgacctggtcgagtatacatacatttacccgacattacagggttaacgtccagtcggacaaagacctgagttacggacgtaaagtccttcaggcagtggtcccaccctag
- the LOC136587164 gene encoding lamina-associated polypeptide 2, isoforms alpha/zeta-like isoform X3, with translation MIREELQASMASLPQAQPGPSRVPKRPRQTESASSISGESLELLSEGELEDPPVPIEDEKKYYFSSSDIAHLIKAVRETMQIEEDNPPRTIQDEMFGGLRSRRKIMFPVNQTLQQVITDEWQEPEKRITVPKEIRNRLAFATEDVRLYRETPKVDIQIAKVAKKTLLPFEDTSQLSDPMDKKIDGLMKKAWEATSLTIEANIASTSVARSMTLWLNRLEASIKDRAPREELASCLPLLKMATAFLADASAETVRYGAKTGVLSNSARRALWLKTWAADITSKNKLCAIPFQGEYMFGPVLDKILEKVGDKSKTLPDRQPFRKPSFPKRTRQPPPEVKGKGKTGRWSYPKGGRGAGKRKDGN, from the exons atgataagggaagagctgcaggcttccatggcgtcccttccccaggcccagccaggtccgtcacgggtccctaaaagacctagacagaccgagtcggcgagttcgatctccggtgaatcgctggagctcctatccgaaggggaattagaggacccaccggttcccatagaagacgagaagaaatattacttctcatcaagcgacattgcgcacctcatcaaggcggtgagggaaacaatgcaaattgaggaagataacccgccgagaacaatccaggatgagatgtttggcggcctccgatctagaagaaagatcatgttcccagtcaaccagacgctgcaacaagtgatcacagatgaatggcaggaaccggaaaaaaggatcactgttccaaaagagatccgaaaccggctcgcattcgctaccgaggacgtccgcctgtacagggaaacccccaaggtggacatccagattgcaaaagtggccaagaagaccctcttgcccttcgaggacacctcccagctatccgatccgatggataaaaaaatcgacggattaatgaagaaagcctgggaggcaacatccctcaccatcgaggctaacatagcctcaacctcagtggctagatccatgacgctctggctaaacaggctagaagcctccataaaggatcgggcccccagagaggagttggccagctgtctccccctcttaaaaatggctaccgccttcctggctgacgcatcagcggagacggtaagatacggggcaaaaaccggagtcctcagcaactcagcgagaagggcactatggctgaagacttgggccgcagacattacatccaaaaataagctctgcgccatccccttccaaggggaatatatgtttgggcccgtcctggacaaaatcctggaaaaagtcggcgacaagagtaaaaccctgcctgacagacaacctttcaggaaaccatccttcccgaagaggacgcgccagcctcctcccgaagttaaagggaaagggaagactggaagatggtcgtaccccaagggaggtcggg gggctggcaaaaggaaagacggcaactaa